In Epilithonimonas zeae, a single window of DNA contains:
- a CDS encoding Ig-like domain-containing protein encodes MCNSNYGLNSNNDAATIEYDNIISASVTNAIREADGTFKIWGYGTAANGSSNLLSPTVINSTNYPGLQGTVLKVALGGTSGPNNQSVLLTTEGLYAWGTPGNFIPSAIQPNAAFGRVNTSGSTYGLPPGVQPQQVKSLMGTQSSLALLTCSGEAWVLTKNAASAGTGLTTANNNWNRVTTSAPGNPTLDNVVVLRGSGNSLMALCADGTLWTWGTGAYLGNGSASANQTRAVQMTLPNPSGTIKMIGMASTGSYYVLYTDGNLYSMGNNSSKELGDWTATNRLNWIQPRYTSASGPVMNNIKWISPTEHQDSDPSINVLTTTGQIFNWGQNYQSKLRSGGGTTSTIDPGSPTTDRMLAVESGGAQTIVIKSCTQNFGFAGNQYYGNAGDGSATINATRAPYYYTTAPVDVCGANALASAGTPVFDTGLPTNRCQGAGTVTYTATVTSSGGTVSYSLTPAAAGTINSATGAVTYNASWSGTATITATANGGCGTPGTATFTVTVAPTPAAPVFNSALSAQRCTSAGTITYTATSANADSMAYSITNTGTGTQPTINPTTGEVTYAANWSGTSTITATASGCSTTASSTFTVSTAVIQAVADAATGPSATPLAINILANDLCSPDSSTLTIATQPANGSVQIGTGGIVTYLPNGDFSGTDTFVYRVCTGPSGACSQATVTVTIEPNLTDVCSTAGLPKTFYLPFPENAELKKALMSAGSDAISNSTANARRIIGIRANYSNTLIYYDHWEDGYEPNSGTRTQTTTEIWGDGNTSNGVAPGYPTDILPEGAIITLDNNNPYRTGDGRTSTETTIQYDGRDKIYSTKLLTLTKVTGSDATFSVQNTKGNVIDTNKFGRLFVVPFGENISSLLNPNIATTVFDYTSLFVRASENGTIVQLDYNGDGVVDVTSPTLAEGMVWFYEGTAGPPPGNKTRDTNKSNDIKSGAVITSNKPVGVDLVFGGIDNYGTRNIPLLPGNFYGSTYYSPVYTTLATAPVYAVFTNSLNEDITVNWKNGLGGNGSIIIPAKGYTSLEMNQATAYKFESANGKSYTAVTIVDADANGLAYDWAFNMIPGEQLTNFTTTAWAPGMASAGAANPVWITPTKSTTVYVKYTGSVISTAPGSTSPCGLKYDVAYTLSELQAQKVFTSTGNGGMSFFTCDGTPISAVYGQDSSVAAVSGATTLDAGFTLDPQCVDFVIFANDDQSQTYPNIPVTIDILNNDVGRVSPTTVTIVSQPTNGTVVVNPDGTVTYTPNPGFSGTDTFNYQVCNSDRSLCSTAVVTVNVGCLDAEMKHILTGKIFDDVNRNGANDNGEGGIAHTVNLYLDANGNGVLDTSENTPVESVTTNNTGAYVFDRATPVPTTQASHDFATASYSAGTGWSTNWIEEGEATAATTGNIQIVSGELRITGNTAVAVRRSVSAPTTNALLSFDYRTANLDGLPYKTLLVEVAPSATGPWTTLGYLYSTTGYTNGKKVYNIPASVVNIGTTIRFRTTGAGNHFFYIDNVAIQSIPTVNYIVQLAEPLPANSYQTLPVSPQKGYAVAFSGYKTSCSNNFGLAICSAAGTTPAVNPSVTANCSSGTVNLNTQAHTGTVPSGSTLLWYTDPTHTTAVADPTSVGAGTYYAFYYSSGGNCYSAPSQPVNVTIDTTTITAQPDSTPQTICVNGTATQLSVTANNAISYQWYYSNAATGGSVTTVTGATSFTYTPPTVAAFATRYYFVIVTGTCGSVTSSPRTPVTVNAYPTSVSISPTTQTVTINSTPTNLTATATGATTYQWYSNTTNSNTGGALIAGATSSTYTPPTNALGTIYYYYVASSGSGCGTASAAVQVNVTAACTVGSIAPAVSSPLFTSCPSGVANLNDAHTGTIPANASLVWFRDTAHTDPVSNPTAVGAGVYYAFYYSTAGNCYSPASSEVNVIAAVCSTCTAPADPQPRDLSLVFDVNAAPSGSVIQWHTSATPSSTSLLSSTTISVSSTPTEYWVYYYNTSTNCYSPGSKLITVTNICCNIPTVNLNTTQYVAPPDGSTLVWYSTRNHLNGTLVNNSAAVGEGVYWPYFFNASTNTYTMAGAPVLVAIDDLCACYKPGATTGGTVLDTKVGISALGRAGATDADNWPMTRKGGHIALESKTKAFVPNRVAFSDADNDPFTPDVPVGIAAANFVEGMMVYDTTNKCMKLYTTMDNGFSYAWYCISTPTCPD; translated from the coding sequence ATTCAACCTAATGCAGCTTTTGGCAGAGTGAACACATCTGGCAGCACTTATGGTCTGCCTCCGGGTGTACAACCACAACAGGTTAAAAGCCTTATGGGTACACAATCGTCTTTAGCATTATTGACTTGTAGCGGAGAAGCATGGGTATTGACGAAAAATGCAGCTTCAGCAGGAACAGGGCTGACAACCGCAAATAATAATTGGAATCGTGTTACAACCTCAGCACCAGGTAATCCTACGCTGGATAATGTGGTTGTCTTGAGAGGGTCAGGAAATTCTTTGATGGCTTTGTGTGCCGATGGTACCTTATGGACCTGGGGAACCGGGGCTTATTTAGGAAATGGCTCTGCCAGCGCCAATCAAACCAGAGCAGTGCAAATGACCTTACCCAATCCTTCAGGTACCATCAAAATGATTGGTATGGCAAGTACGGGTTCTTATTATGTCTTGTATACCGACGGTAATCTATATTCAATGGGAAATAATTCTTCCAAGGAATTGGGTGACTGGACTGCCACTAATCGATTAAACTGGATACAGCCCAGATACACTTCTGCATCAGGTCCTGTGATGAATAACATTAAATGGATCTCACCTACTGAACATCAGGACAGTGATCCATCAATCAATGTACTTACAACTACTGGACAAATTTTTAACTGGGGGCAAAATTATCAAAGCAAGCTTAGGTCTGGCGGTGGTACTACTTCCACTATTGATCCTGGCAGTCCTACTACAGACCGGATGCTTGCAGTAGAGTCAGGAGGGGCGCAAACTATTGTTATCAAATCCTGTACACAGAATTTTGGCTTTGCAGGAAATCAATATTATGGCAATGCAGGAGATGGTTCTGCTACTATCAATGCAACAAGAGCTCCTTATTATTACACCACTGCCCCTGTGGATGTTTGTGGTGCTAATGCTTTGGCCTCTGCAGGAACACCTGTCTTTGATACAGGTTTGCCTACCAATAGATGTCAGGGCGCAGGAACAGTAACATACACCGCTACAGTAACATCTTCCGGTGGAACTGTTTCTTATAGCCTTACACCTGCAGCAGCAGGAACCATTAATAGCGCTACAGGTGCTGTTACTTATAATGCGTCATGGTCAGGAACAGCAACCATTACAGCAACTGCCAATGGTGGTTGTGGTACACCAGGAACAGCAACGTTTACAGTAACGGTAGCTCCTACACCTGCTGCTCCAGTATTTAATAGTGCTTTGTCAGCTCAAAGATGTACAAGTGCAGGTACGATAACTTATACAGCTACATCTGCCAATGCAGATAGTATGGCATACAGTATTACAAATACCGGTACAGGAACGCAACCAACAATCAACCCTACAACAGGTGAGGTAACCTATGCCGCCAACTGGAGTGGAACGTCAACAATTACTGCCACCGCAAGCGGATGTAGCACAACAGCATCTTCTACCTTCACGGTAAGCACGGCAGTAATTCAGGCAGTAGCAGATGCTGCTACAGGACCGTCTGCTACACCATTAGCAATCAATATTCTGGCCAATGATCTTTGCAGCCCAGACTCTAGTACGTTAACCATTGCTACACAACCTGCAAATGGTAGTGTACAAATTGGTACTGGCGGTATTGTAACCTATTTACCCAATGGTGATTTTTCAGGAACAGATACATTTGTCTATAGGGTGTGTACTGGTCCTTCAGGCGCATGCAGCCAGGCTACGGTAACGGTTACTATTGAGCCCAACCTGACTGACGTATGCAGTACCGCTGGTTTACCAAAAACATTTTATCTGCCTTTCCCGGAAAATGCGGAACTTAAAAAAGCACTAATGAGTGCGGGAAGTGATGCAATAAGTAATAGTACTGCCAACGCTAGGAGGATTATTGGTATCAGAGCCAATTACTCTAATACGCTTATCTATTATGACCATTGGGAAGATGGTTATGAGCCTAACTCAGGAACCCGTACACAAACTACTACGGAAATCTGGGGAGACGGGAACACCTCTAATGGTGTTGCTCCGGGATACCCGACAGACATTTTACCGGAAGGGGCTATCATTACATTAGATAATAACAACCCTTACAGAACAGGGGATGGCAGAACCTCTACCGAAACCACGATACAATATGATGGTAGAGACAAAATATATTCTACCAAGTTATTGACCCTTACCAAGGTTACAGGTAGTGATGCAACTTTCTCAGTACAAAATACCAAAGGTAATGTGATCGATACCAACAAATTCGGGCGATTGTTTGTAGTTCCTTTTGGAGAGAATATTAGCTCTCTACTGAATCCTAATATTGCGACTACAGTTTTCGACTATACTTCTCTATTTGTAAGAGCGTCGGAGAACGGTACTATAGTACAGCTGGATTATAATGGAGATGGCGTGGTAGATGTTACATCGCCAACACTTGCAGAAGGAATGGTATGGTTCTATGAAGGAACAGCTGGCCCACCCCCAGGTAATAAAACCAGAGATACAAACAAGTCAAATGATATAAAATCCGGTGCTGTGATCACCAGTAACAAACCGGTGGGTGTAGATCTTGTTTTTGGAGGGATAGATAACTATGGAACCAGAAATATTCCATTGCTGCCAGGTAACTTTTATGGAAGCACCTACTACTCTCCTGTTTACACAACCTTGGCTACTGCTCCTGTATACGCAGTATTCACAAACAGTTTGAATGAAGATATAACAGTGAATTGGAAAAATGGACTTGGAGGCAATGGCAGCATCATAATTCCAGCCAAGGGTTATACATCTTTGGAGATGAATCAAGCCACTGCTTATAAGTTTGAGAGCGCCAACGGGAAAAGCTATACAGCTGTCACAATCGTAGATGCTGATGCTAATGGTTTAGCTTATGACTGGGCATTTAATATGATTCCTGGAGAACAACTGACGAACTTTACAACGACAGCTTGGGCACCAGGCATGGCTTCTGCCGGAGCTGCTAATCCGGTATGGATCACTCCTACCAAGAGTACCACAGTATATGTTAAATATACTGGCAGTGTCATAAGTACAGCACCGGGATCGACAAGTCCTTGCGGTTTGAAGTATGATGTGGCCTATACGCTCTCTGAGCTACAAGCACAAAAAGTTTTCACCAGCACAGGAAACGGAGGTATGTCCTTCTTTACTTGTGACGGAACACCAATCTCCGCTGTTTATGGCCAGGATTCATCTGTTGCTGCAGTAAGTGGAGCTACTACATTGGATGCAGGATTTACATTGGATCCTCAGTGTGTAGATTTTGTAATATTTGCAAACGATGACCAGTCTCAAACCTATCCTAACATCCCAGTAACTATAGATATCCTGAACAATGATGTAGGAAGAGTATCTCCAACTACTGTTACTATAGTGTCTCAACCAACAAATGGAACAGTAGTAGTCAACCCGGACGGAACGGTAACTTATACACCAAACCCTGGATTCTCTGGTACCGATACTTTTAACTACCAGGTTTGTAATTCTGACAGATCATTATGCAGCACCGCTGTTGTGACTGTAAACGTAGGCTGTCTTGATGCTGAGATGAAGCATATCCTGACAGGTAAAATATTTGACGATGTCAACAGGAATGGTGCTAATGACAACGGAGAAGGAGGCATTGCCCATACAGTTAATCTGTATCTTGATGCTAATGGAAATGGTGTTTTAGATACTTCTGAGAACACTCCGGTAGAATCTGTAACCACCAATAATACCGGTGCATACGTTTTTGATCGTGCTACTCCTGTACCAACCACTCAGGCTTCCCATGATTTTGCTACAGCCAGCTATAGCGCAGGAACAGGATGGTCTACTAACTGGATAGAAGAAGGTGAAGCAACAGCTGCAACTACTGGGAACATTCAGATAGTGTCAGGTGAGCTTCGTATTACAGGTAATACTGCCGTAGCTGTCAGAAGATCTGTTAGTGCACCAACTACTAATGCCTTGTTGTCATTTGATTACAGAACTGCCAACCTGGATGGTCTTCCATATAAAACACTGTTAGTAGAGGTAGCACCAAGCGCTACAGGACCTTGGACAACTCTTGGGTATTTATATAGTACTACAGGGTATACAAACGGGAAAAAGGTTTATAATATCCCGGCTTCGGTTGTAAATATAGGTACAACCATTCGTTTCAGAACAACAGGAGCTGGCAATCACTTCTTTTATATCGATAATGTAGCAATACAGTCTATACCAACTGTTAATTACATTGTACAGCTTGCAGAACCTTTGCCTGCTAACAGTTACCAGACTTTGCCTGTATCACCGCAGAAAGGTTATGCAGTAGCATTTAGCGGTTATAAAACCAGCTGTTCAAATAACTTTGGACTTGCGATTTGTTCCGCAGCAGGCACAACGCCAGCTGTTAACCCTTCTGTGACGGCAAATTGTTCTTCTGGCACAGTTAACCTTAATACACAAGCACATACGGGTACAGTACCTTCAGGTAGTACTTTATTGTGGTATACAGATCCTACACATACTACTGCGGTAGCAGATCCTACATCGGTAGGAGCAGGTACATATTACGCTTTCTATTATAGCTCGGGTGGCAATTGCTATTCTGCGCCATCTCAACCTGTGAATGTAACGATAGACACAACAACCATTACTGCACAACCAGATAGCACGCCGCAAACCATTTGTGTGAATGGTACGGCTACACAATTAAGCGTTACAGCTAATAATGCAATAAGTTATCAATGGTATTACAGTAATGCAGCAACAGGCGGATCTGTAACAACAGTTACCGGTGCTACATCATTCACTTACACACCGCCTACTGTAGCAGCTTTTGCAACAAGATATTATTTCGTAATCGTAACAGGAACTTGTGGTTCTGTAACCTCATCGCCTCGTACCCCAGTTACAGTTAATGCTTATCCTACTTCTGTATCGATAAGCCCGACAACACAGACAGTAACCATTAATAGTACACCTACCAATCTTACAGCTACAGCAACAGGCGCTACTACTTACCAATGGTATAGCAATACGACCAATAGTAATACCGGAGGAGCTCTGATAGCCGGAGCTACTTCCTCTACCTACACACCACCAACTAATGCCTTAGGCACAATATATTACTATTATGTGGCAAGCAGCGGTTCAGGATGTGGTACAGCATCGGCAGCAGTCCAAGTTAATGTAACAGCAGCTTGTACAGTAGGTAGCATAGCTCCTGCAGTAAGTTCGCCTCTGTTCACATCTTGTCCTAGTGGAGTAGCCAATCTAAACGATGCCCATACAGGAACTATACCTGCCAATGCAAGTCTGGTATGGTTCAGAGATACAGCCCATACAGATCCTGTATCCAATCCTACCGCTGTAGGTGCCGGAGTCTACTACGCTTTCTATTACAGTACTGCGGGTAATTGCTATTCTCCAGCTTCCAGCGAGGTTAACGTTATAGCTGCTGTATGTTCAACATGTACAGCACCAGCCGATCCGCAGCCAAGGGATTTGAGCTTAGTATTTGATGTTAATGCAGCACCATCAGGTTCTGTGATCCAATGGCATACTTCAGCAACCCCTTCTTCAACAAGTTTGTTGAGCAGTACTACTATATCTGTAAGCTCTACCCCTACAGAGTATTGGGTGTATTATTACAACACCTCTACCAACTGCTACAGCCCTGGAAGCAAATTGATTACGGTCACTAATATTTGTTGTAATATCCCTACGGTTAATCTTAATACGACACAATATGTTGCGCCACCAGATGGTTCTACATTGGTATGGTACAGCACAAGAAACCATTTGAATGGAACTCTTGTCAATAATTCTGCGGCTGTAGGTGAAGGCGTTTATTGGCCTTACTTCTTTAATGCTTCTACCAACACGTACACTATGGCAGGTGCACCTGTATTAGTTGCGATTGACGATCTGTGTGCTTGTTATAAGCCAGGAGCAACAACCGGAGGCACAGTGTTAGACACCAAAGTAGGTATCTCAGCTTTGGGAAGAGCTGGCGCAACAGATGCTGATAACTGGCCAATGACCCGTAAAGGCGGACACATCGCATTGGAATCTAAAACCAAAGCTTTTGTACCAAACCGTGTAGCATTCTCGGATGCGGATAATGATCCTTTTACACCGGACGTTCCAGTGGGTATAGCTGCAGCTAATTTTGTAGAAGGTATGATGGTGTATGATACCACCAACAAATGTATGAAGCTCTATACAACTATGGATAATGGTTTCAGCTATGCATGGTATTGTATCTCTACTCCAACTTGTCCGGATTAA